A section of the Oncorhynchus gorbuscha isolate QuinsamMale2020 ecotype Even-year linkage group LG04, OgorEven_v1.0, whole genome shotgun sequence genome encodes:
- the LOC124034157 gene encoding calcium-activated potassium channel subunit alpha-1-like isoform X1, translating into MVTASNYTYTTPPTFAPHIYWHIPMAMKIPHTYPPISHTHCLYRGHRLWWAFLLSSLSVFLAGLLALLLWKVAHRGFNSIGIFRPRRQRWAHRQSISVQTDFNLRNALKEWAFSVISAQHLPGKVLMVLIFCFNIGSIVTYITLSTDPVESCMKEYSIAFLIDLSFNICHLLYFGLRFLAAQDKLMVWVDLRSLVDFFTIAPSFVTLFSRRSWLGLRFIRALHILELPVVLQILNVFNSNSTTLKLSRLVAILTGTLLTSAGFIHLLENSGDPWLDFSNPQPLHYFECVYFLVVTMSTVGYGDVELRTTLGRLFVIIFIFIGLGLFANFVPEVVQIIINRKRFDGSFTGVSGKTHVVVCGHITLSSASAFMKDFLHEDRGEVDVKVLFLGNFRPNQELEAFFLRWFLKVTFYQGSVMQRRDMERVKMHKAGACLIICDRFTSDQHKEDAANLMRVISIKQYCPNTRIIVQMLKHNSKAFLQNVPNWDWSRGDAVICLAELKLGFMSQSCLVPGLSTLLTNLFTMQSEIEQDGDTWQNLYREGLYNEIYTEHLSPSFIGMSFAQASKSVCQSATERHISVLLLQTNMISLSLSACLCACLPACLPVCLPVCLCACLCVRLCFLKLRLLLIGIEYQSGDQDFNVLVNPPSHIKIKLWTLGFLIASNASDARRASMYCSVCHRDIKDLPRMRPCKCTEQKDVSSNTSAMSLGFRRPSLGVLPFSPEGETLRERECVWEQQQQEEQQEVGLDSTGLFHWCPPVPLKDISLTRQSASTLALQDHVVVCVFGDGGSSLLGLGDFMMPLRASSLTAPELRTVVFLGDPHYFSREWPNIQYFPHIYFLPGSPLCGADLRALSVERCAMVVVLSSLSSSSDIEPSMQDKETIHFCVNLYHIRFSPEPGPHCTLSHTQSHGHGQGLELGHGFGGHNHGPGHDTLDFSHIPTIPEKAEVTPAHSAGTTVPLLVELVNSSNVCFVNEADSQEDSSSLTLSQAFSVGSVFSVDLLDSLMAATYFNANVPGLICTLVTGGDTPLLEAQLAEDNQLRGGEMSVKMWALRQRSKLAQLALQDEPLCSLACEDFKELFCQALDSLEILCFGLYRLLDPPNPSMKRFVITNPSAELPLLPSDRVFCSVPFHQSHLLTLRRAKTISHRL; encoded by the exons ATGGTGACTGCCTCCAATTACACCTACACAACCCCGCCCACCTTTGCTCCACACATTTATTGGCACATCCCCATGGCCATGAAGATCCCCCACACTTACCCTCCCATTTCCCACACCCACTGCCTCTACCGGGGGCACAGGCTGTGGTgggccttcctcctctcctccctctctgtcttcctggcGGGGCTGCTGGCCCTGCTGCTCTGGAAGGTTGCTCACAGAGGGTTCAATAGCATTGGGATTTTCAGACCCCGACGACAGCGCTGGGCACACAGACAG AGCATTAGTGTGCAGACAGATTTCAATCTGAGGAATGCCTTGAAGGAATGGGCGTTCTCTGTGATATCGGCTCAACATCTGCCTGGCAAAGTCCTA ATGGTGCTGATCTTCTGTTTCAACATTGGCTCCATCGTGACCTATATCACCCTCTCTACTGA CCCAGTAGAGTCCTGCATGAAAGAATACAGCATAGCTTTCCTCATTGATTTGAGCTTCAACATCTGCCACCTTCTGTATTTTGGGCTCAGG TTTTTGGCGGCCCAGGATAAGCTGATGGTTTGGGTTGACTTGAGATCCCTGGTGGATTTTTTCACCATTGCTCCTTCCTTTGTTACCCTGTTTTCCCGTCGATCCTGGCTGG GTCTGAGGTTCATCAGAGCTCTGCACATACTGGAGTTACCAGTCGTTCTGCAGATTCTCAACGTCTTCAACAGCAACAg CACCACTCTGAAACTCTCCCGCCTGGTTGCCATCCTAACAGGCACACTGCTGACCTCAGCTGGTTTCATCCACCTG CTGGAGAACTCAGGTGACCCCTGGCTGGACTTCTCCAACCCCCAACCTCTCCACTACTTTGAGTGTGTATACTTCCTGGTTGTTACCATGTCAACGGTGGGCTATGGTGACGTGGAGTTGAGGACGACCCTGGGACGCCTCTTCGTCATCATCTTCATCTTTATTGGACTG ggtcTGTTTGCCAACTTTGTCCCAGAGGTGGTTCAGATCATCATCAACAGGAAGAGGTTTGATGGAAGCTTCACGGGTGTCTCAGGCAAGAC ccatgtggtggtgtgtggtcaCATCACTCTGAGCAGCGCCTCTGCCTTCATGAAAGATTTTCTACACGAGGACAGGGGAGAGGTCGACGTCAAGGTGCTCTTCCTGGGAAA CTTCCGTCCTAACCAGGAGCTGGAGGCTTTCTTCCTGAGGTGGTTCCTGAAGGTCACCTTCTACCAGGGCTCAGTGATGcagaggagagacatggagagagttAAG ATGCATAAAGCAGGAGCTTGCCTGATCATCTGTGACAGGTTCACCTCAGACCAGCATAAGGAGGATGCTGCCAATCTCATGAG GGTGATCTCCATCAAACAGTATTGTCCCAACACCAGGATTATAGTTCAGATGTTGAAGCACAACAGTAAG GCGTTCCTGCAGAACGTGCCTAACTGGGACTGGAGTCGAGGTGATGCAGTAATCTGCCTGGCAGAGCTCAAACTGGGTTTCATGTCTCAGAGCTGCCTGGTGCCTGGCCTCTCCACGCTGTTGACCAACCTGTTCACCATGCAGAGTGAGATCGAG CAGGACGGAGACACCTGGCAGAACCTGTACAGAGAGGGCCTCTACAATGAGATCTACACAGAGCACCTGTCCCCCTCCTTCATAGGGATGTCCTTCGCTCAGGCCAGCAAGTCAGTTTGTCAGTCTGCTACAGAGAGACAtatcagtgttctattactacaAACaaacatgatctctctctctctgtctgcctgcctgtgtgcatgtctgcctgcctgtctgcctgtgtgcctgcctgtctgcttgtgtgcctgtctgtgtgtcaggCTATGTTTCCTGAAGCTGAGGTTGCTGTTGATTGGGATTGAGTATCAGAGCGGAGACCAAGATTTCAA TGTGTTGGTGAATCCTCCCAGtcacatcaaaataaagctgtGGACTCTGGGTTTCCTCATAGCCAGCAATGCCAGTGATGCCAGAAG GGCGAGTATGTACTGCTCTGTGTGTCACAGAGACATCAAGGATTTGCCCAGGATGAGACCCTGCAAGTGCACTGAGCAGAAAGATG TCTCATCTAACACCTCCGCCATGAGTCTAGGCTTCAGACGTCCATCACTGGGAGTTCTGCCCTTCAG CCCAGAGGGAGAGACTCTTCGAgaaagggagtgtgtgtgggagcagcagcagcaggaggagcagcaggaggtGGGGCTGGACTCTACAGGACTGTTCCACTGGTGCCCACCTGTTCCCCTGAAGGACATCTCACTG ACCAGACAGAGTGCCAGTACCCTGGCACTGCAGGACCACGTGGTGGTGTGTGTCTTTGGGGACGGGGGCTCCAGCCTGCTGGGCCTGGGGGACTTCATGATGCCGCTGAGGGCCAGCAGCCTGACGGCCCCAGAGCTGAGGACGGTCGTCTTCCTGGGAGACCCACACTACTTCAGCAGGGAGTGGCCCAACATACAATACTTTCCCCACATCTATTTCCTGCCT gGCTCTCCTCTGTGTGGGGCAGACCTGCGTGCGTTGAGTGTGGAGCGCTGTGCCATGGTGGTGGTCCTCAGCTCTCTGTCCAGCTCCAGCGACATTGAGCCCTCCATGCAGGATAAGGAGACCATCCACTTCTGTGTCAACCTCTACCACATCCGCTTCAGCCCCGAACCAGGCCCACACTGCACCCTCAGTCACACTCAAAGTCACGGCCACGGACAGGGGCTGGAGCTTGGTCATGGGTTTGGTGGTCATAACCATGGTCCGGGCCACG acACACTAGACTTTTCCCACATCCCTACGATACCCGAGAAGGCTGAGGTCACCCCTGCTCACAGCGCCGGCACCACTGTCCCTCTGCTGGTAGAGCTGG TGAACAGCTCTAACGTGTGCTTTGTGAACGAGGCGGACAGCCAAGAGGACTCCTCCAGCCTGACCCTGAGCCAGGCCTTCTCTGTAGGCTCCGTCTTCTCTGTCGACCTACTGGACTCTCTCATGGCAGCC ACGTACTTCAACGCCAACGTGCCTGGTCTGATCTGTACGCTGGTGACGGGTGGCGACACCCCCTTACTGGAGGCCCAGCTGGCAGAGGACAACCAGCTGCGGGGAGGGGAGATGTCCGTGAAGATGTGGGCGCTGCGCCAACGCTCCAAactggcacagctggcactgcaggatGAGCCTCTCTGTAGCCTCGCT TGTGAGGACTTCAAGGAGTTGTTCTGCCAGGCTCTGGACTCGTTGGAGATCCTGTGTTTTGGGCTGTATCGCCTGCTGGACCCACCTAACCCCTCCATGAAAAG GTTTGTAATCACCAACCCGTCAGCAGAGCTCCCGTTGTTGCCTTCAGACAGAGTCTTCTGCTCTGTACCCTTCCACCAGAGTCACCTGCTCACCCTGAGGAGAGCCAAGACCATCAGTCACCGCCTATGA
- the LOC124034157 gene encoding calcium-activated potassium channel subunit alpha-1-like isoform X2, translated as MVTASNYTYTTPPTFAPHIYWHIPMAMKIPHTYPPISHTHCLYRGHRLWWAFLLSSLSVFLAGLLALLLWKVAHRGFNSIGIFRPRRQRWAHRQSISVQTDFNLRNALKEWAFSVISAQHLPGKVLMVLIFCFNIGSIVTYITLSTDPVESCMKEYSIAFLIDLSFNICHLLYFGLRFLAAQDKLMVWVDLRSLVDFFTIAPSFVTLFSRRSWLGLRFIRALHILELPVVLQILNVFNSNSTTLKLSRLVAILTGTLLTSAGFIHLLENSGDPWLDFSNPQPLHYFECVYFLVVTMSTVGYGDVELRTTLGRLFVIIFIFIGLGLFANFVPEVVQIIINRKRFDGSFTGVSGKTHVVVCGHITLSSASAFMKDFLHEDRGEVDVKVLFLGNFRPNQELEAFFLRWFLKVTFYQGSVMQRRDMERVKMHKAGACLIICDRFTSDQHKEDAANLMRVISIKQYCPNTRIIVQMLKHNSKAFLQNVPNWDWSRGDAVICLAELKLGFMSQSCLVPGLSTLLTNLFTMQSEIEQDGDTWQNLYREGLYNEIYTEHLSPSFIGMSFAQASKSVCQSATERHISVLLLQTNMISLSLSACLCACLPACLPVCLPVCLCACLCVRLCFLKLRLLLIGIEYQSGDQDFNVLVNPPSHIKIKLWTLGFLIASNASDARRASMYCSVCHRDIKDLPRMRPCKCTEQKDVSSNTSAMSLGFRRPSLGVLPFSPEGETLRERECVWEQQQQEEQQEVGLDSTGLFHWCPPVPLKDISLTRQSASTLALQDHVVVCVFGDGGSSLLGLGDFMMPLRASSLTAPELRTVVFLGDPHYFSREWPNIQYFPHIYFLPGSPLCGADLRALSVERCAMVVVLSSLSSSSDIEPSMQDKETIHFCVNLYHIRFSPEPGPHCTLSHTQSHGHGQGLELGHGFGGHNHGPGHDTLDFSHIPTIPEKAEVTPAHSAGTTVPLLVELVNSSNVCFVNEADSQEDSSSLTLSQAFSVGSVFSVDLLDSLMAATYFNANVPGLICTLVTGGDTPLLEAQLAEDNQLRGGEMSVKMWALRQRSKLAQLALQDEPLCSLAVCNHQPVSRAPVVAFRQSLLLCTLPPESPAHPEESQDHQSPPMNLPYTPALCLDTTR; from the exons ATGGTGACTGCCTCCAATTACACCTACACAACCCCGCCCACCTTTGCTCCACACATTTATTGGCACATCCCCATGGCCATGAAGATCCCCCACACTTACCCTCCCATTTCCCACACCCACTGCCTCTACCGGGGGCACAGGCTGTGGTgggccttcctcctctcctccctctctgtcttcctggcGGGGCTGCTGGCCCTGCTGCTCTGGAAGGTTGCTCACAGAGGGTTCAATAGCATTGGGATTTTCAGACCCCGACGACAGCGCTGGGCACACAGACAG AGCATTAGTGTGCAGACAGATTTCAATCTGAGGAATGCCTTGAAGGAATGGGCGTTCTCTGTGATATCGGCTCAACATCTGCCTGGCAAAGTCCTA ATGGTGCTGATCTTCTGTTTCAACATTGGCTCCATCGTGACCTATATCACCCTCTCTACTGA CCCAGTAGAGTCCTGCATGAAAGAATACAGCATAGCTTTCCTCATTGATTTGAGCTTCAACATCTGCCACCTTCTGTATTTTGGGCTCAGG TTTTTGGCGGCCCAGGATAAGCTGATGGTTTGGGTTGACTTGAGATCCCTGGTGGATTTTTTCACCATTGCTCCTTCCTTTGTTACCCTGTTTTCCCGTCGATCCTGGCTGG GTCTGAGGTTCATCAGAGCTCTGCACATACTGGAGTTACCAGTCGTTCTGCAGATTCTCAACGTCTTCAACAGCAACAg CACCACTCTGAAACTCTCCCGCCTGGTTGCCATCCTAACAGGCACACTGCTGACCTCAGCTGGTTTCATCCACCTG CTGGAGAACTCAGGTGACCCCTGGCTGGACTTCTCCAACCCCCAACCTCTCCACTACTTTGAGTGTGTATACTTCCTGGTTGTTACCATGTCAACGGTGGGCTATGGTGACGTGGAGTTGAGGACGACCCTGGGACGCCTCTTCGTCATCATCTTCATCTTTATTGGACTG ggtcTGTTTGCCAACTTTGTCCCAGAGGTGGTTCAGATCATCATCAACAGGAAGAGGTTTGATGGAAGCTTCACGGGTGTCTCAGGCAAGAC ccatgtggtggtgtgtggtcaCATCACTCTGAGCAGCGCCTCTGCCTTCATGAAAGATTTTCTACACGAGGACAGGGGAGAGGTCGACGTCAAGGTGCTCTTCCTGGGAAA CTTCCGTCCTAACCAGGAGCTGGAGGCTTTCTTCCTGAGGTGGTTCCTGAAGGTCACCTTCTACCAGGGCTCAGTGATGcagaggagagacatggagagagttAAG ATGCATAAAGCAGGAGCTTGCCTGATCATCTGTGACAGGTTCACCTCAGACCAGCATAAGGAGGATGCTGCCAATCTCATGAG GGTGATCTCCATCAAACAGTATTGTCCCAACACCAGGATTATAGTTCAGATGTTGAAGCACAACAGTAAG GCGTTCCTGCAGAACGTGCCTAACTGGGACTGGAGTCGAGGTGATGCAGTAATCTGCCTGGCAGAGCTCAAACTGGGTTTCATGTCTCAGAGCTGCCTGGTGCCTGGCCTCTCCACGCTGTTGACCAACCTGTTCACCATGCAGAGTGAGATCGAG CAGGACGGAGACACCTGGCAGAACCTGTACAGAGAGGGCCTCTACAATGAGATCTACACAGAGCACCTGTCCCCCTCCTTCATAGGGATGTCCTTCGCTCAGGCCAGCAAGTCAGTTTGTCAGTCTGCTACAGAGAGACAtatcagtgttctattactacaAACaaacatgatctctctctctctgtctgcctgcctgtgtgcatgtctgcctgcctgtctgcctgtgtgcctgcctgtctgcttgtgtgcctgtctgtgtgtcaggCTATGTTTCCTGAAGCTGAGGTTGCTGTTGATTGGGATTGAGTATCAGAGCGGAGACCAAGATTTCAA TGTGTTGGTGAATCCTCCCAGtcacatcaaaataaagctgtGGACTCTGGGTTTCCTCATAGCCAGCAATGCCAGTGATGCCAGAAG GGCGAGTATGTACTGCTCTGTGTGTCACAGAGACATCAAGGATTTGCCCAGGATGAGACCCTGCAAGTGCACTGAGCAGAAAGATG TCTCATCTAACACCTCCGCCATGAGTCTAGGCTTCAGACGTCCATCACTGGGAGTTCTGCCCTTCAG CCCAGAGGGAGAGACTCTTCGAgaaagggagtgtgtgtgggagcagcagcagcaggaggagcagcaggaggtGGGGCTGGACTCTACAGGACTGTTCCACTGGTGCCCACCTGTTCCCCTGAAGGACATCTCACTG ACCAGACAGAGTGCCAGTACCCTGGCACTGCAGGACCACGTGGTGGTGTGTGTCTTTGGGGACGGGGGCTCCAGCCTGCTGGGCCTGGGGGACTTCATGATGCCGCTGAGGGCCAGCAGCCTGACGGCCCCAGAGCTGAGGACGGTCGTCTTCCTGGGAGACCCACACTACTTCAGCAGGGAGTGGCCCAACATACAATACTTTCCCCACATCTATTTCCTGCCT gGCTCTCCTCTGTGTGGGGCAGACCTGCGTGCGTTGAGTGTGGAGCGCTGTGCCATGGTGGTGGTCCTCAGCTCTCTGTCCAGCTCCAGCGACATTGAGCCCTCCATGCAGGATAAGGAGACCATCCACTTCTGTGTCAACCTCTACCACATCCGCTTCAGCCCCGAACCAGGCCCACACTGCACCCTCAGTCACACTCAAAGTCACGGCCACGGACAGGGGCTGGAGCTTGGTCATGGGTTTGGTGGTCATAACCATGGTCCGGGCCACG acACACTAGACTTTTCCCACATCCCTACGATACCCGAGAAGGCTGAGGTCACCCCTGCTCACAGCGCCGGCACCACTGTCCCTCTGCTGGTAGAGCTGG TGAACAGCTCTAACGTGTGCTTTGTGAACGAGGCGGACAGCCAAGAGGACTCCTCCAGCCTGACCCTGAGCCAGGCCTTCTCTGTAGGCTCCGTCTTCTCTGTCGACCTACTGGACTCTCTCATGGCAGCC ACGTACTTCAACGCCAACGTGCCTGGTCTGATCTGTACGCTGGTGACGGGTGGCGACACCCCCTTACTGGAGGCCCAGCTGGCAGAGGACAACCAGCTGCGGGGAGGGGAGATGTCCGTGAAGATGTGGGCGCTGCGCCAACGCTCCAAactggcacagctggcactgcaggatGAGCCTCTCTGTAGCCTCGCT GTTTGTAATCACCAACCCGTCAGCAGAGCTCCCGTTGTTGCCTTCAGACAGAGTCTTCTGCTCTGTACCCTTCCACCAGAGTCACCTGCTCACCCTGAGGAGAGCCAAGACCATCAGTCACCGCCTATGAACCTCCCCTACACCCCCGCCCTCTGCTTGGACACCACAAGATGA
- the LOC124034157 gene encoding calcium-activated potassium channel subunit alpha-1-like isoform X3, whose translation MVTASNYTYTTPPTFAPHIYWHIPMAMKIPHTYPPISHTHCLYRGHRLWWAFLLSSLSVFLAGLLALLLWKVAHRGFNSIGIFRPRRQRWAHRQSISVQTDFNLRNALKEWAFSVISAQHLPGKVLMVLIFCFNIGSIVTYITLSTDPVESCMKEYSIAFLIDLSFNICHLLYFGLRFLAAQDKLMVWVDLRSLVDFFTIAPSFVTLFSRRSWLGLRFIRALHILELPVVLQILNVFNSNSTTLKLSRLVAILTGTLLTSAGFIHLLENSGDPWLDFSNPQPLHYFECVYFLVVTMSTVGYGDVELRTTLGRLFVIIFIFIGLGLFANFVPEVVQIIINRKRFDGSFTGVSGKTHVVVCGHITLSSASAFMKDFLHEDRGEVDVKVLFLGNFRPNQELEAFFLRWFLKVTFYQGSVMQRRDMERVKMHKAGACLIICDRFTSDQHKEDAANLMRVISIKQYCPNTRIIVQMLKHNSKAFLQNVPNWDWSRGDAVICLAELKLGFMSQSCLVPGLSTLLTNLFTMQSEIEQDGDTWQNLYREGLYNEIYTEHLSPSFIGMSFAQASKLCFLKLRLLLIGIEYQSGDQDFNVLVNPPSHIKIKLWTLGFLIASNASDARRASMYCSVCHRDIKDLPRMRPCKCTEQKDVSSNTSAMSLGFRRPSLGVLPFSPEGETLRERECVWEQQQQEEQQEVGLDSTGLFHWCPPVPLKDISLTRQSASTLALQDHVVVCVFGDGGSSLLGLGDFMMPLRASSLTAPELRTVVFLGDPHYFSREWPNIQYFPHIYFLPGSPLCGADLRALSVERCAMVVVLSSLSSSSDIEPSMQDKETIHFCVNLYHIRFSPEPGPHCTLSHTQSHGHGQGLELGHGFGGHNHGPGHDTLDFSHIPTIPEKAEVTPAHSAGTTVPLLVELVNSSNVCFVNEADSQEDSSSLTLSQAFSVGSVFSVDLLDSLMAATYFNANVPGLICTLVTGGDTPLLEAQLAEDNQLRGGEMSVKMWALRQRSKLAQLALQDEPLCSLACEDFKELFCQALDSLEILCFGLYRLLDPPNPSMKRFVITNPSAELPLLPSDRVFCSVPFHQSHLLTLRRAKTISHRL comes from the exons ATGGTGACTGCCTCCAATTACACCTACACAACCCCGCCCACCTTTGCTCCACACATTTATTGGCACATCCCCATGGCCATGAAGATCCCCCACACTTACCCTCCCATTTCCCACACCCACTGCCTCTACCGGGGGCACAGGCTGTGGTgggccttcctcctctcctccctctctgtcttcctggcGGGGCTGCTGGCCCTGCTGCTCTGGAAGGTTGCTCACAGAGGGTTCAATAGCATTGGGATTTTCAGACCCCGACGACAGCGCTGGGCACACAGACAG AGCATTAGTGTGCAGACAGATTTCAATCTGAGGAATGCCTTGAAGGAATGGGCGTTCTCTGTGATATCGGCTCAACATCTGCCTGGCAAAGTCCTA ATGGTGCTGATCTTCTGTTTCAACATTGGCTCCATCGTGACCTATATCACCCTCTCTACTGA CCCAGTAGAGTCCTGCATGAAAGAATACAGCATAGCTTTCCTCATTGATTTGAGCTTCAACATCTGCCACCTTCTGTATTTTGGGCTCAGG TTTTTGGCGGCCCAGGATAAGCTGATGGTTTGGGTTGACTTGAGATCCCTGGTGGATTTTTTCACCATTGCTCCTTCCTTTGTTACCCTGTTTTCCCGTCGATCCTGGCTGG GTCTGAGGTTCATCAGAGCTCTGCACATACTGGAGTTACCAGTCGTTCTGCAGATTCTCAACGTCTTCAACAGCAACAg CACCACTCTGAAACTCTCCCGCCTGGTTGCCATCCTAACAGGCACACTGCTGACCTCAGCTGGTTTCATCCACCTG CTGGAGAACTCAGGTGACCCCTGGCTGGACTTCTCCAACCCCCAACCTCTCCACTACTTTGAGTGTGTATACTTCCTGGTTGTTACCATGTCAACGGTGGGCTATGGTGACGTGGAGTTGAGGACGACCCTGGGACGCCTCTTCGTCATCATCTTCATCTTTATTGGACTG ggtcTGTTTGCCAACTTTGTCCCAGAGGTGGTTCAGATCATCATCAACAGGAAGAGGTTTGATGGAAGCTTCACGGGTGTCTCAGGCAAGAC ccatgtggtggtgtgtggtcaCATCACTCTGAGCAGCGCCTCTGCCTTCATGAAAGATTTTCTACACGAGGACAGGGGAGAGGTCGACGTCAAGGTGCTCTTCCTGGGAAA CTTCCGTCCTAACCAGGAGCTGGAGGCTTTCTTCCTGAGGTGGTTCCTGAAGGTCACCTTCTACCAGGGCTCAGTGATGcagaggagagacatggagagagttAAG ATGCATAAAGCAGGAGCTTGCCTGATCATCTGTGACAGGTTCACCTCAGACCAGCATAAGGAGGATGCTGCCAATCTCATGAG GGTGATCTCCATCAAACAGTATTGTCCCAACACCAGGATTATAGTTCAGATGTTGAAGCACAACAGTAAG GCGTTCCTGCAGAACGTGCCTAACTGGGACTGGAGTCGAGGTGATGCAGTAATCTGCCTGGCAGAGCTCAAACTGGGTTTCATGTCTCAGAGCTGCCTGGTGCCTGGCCTCTCCACGCTGTTGACCAACCTGTTCACCATGCAGAGTGAGATCGAG CAGGACGGAGACACCTGGCAGAACCTGTACAGAGAGGGCCTCTACAATGAGATCTACACAGAGCACCTGTCCCCCTCCTTCATAGGGATGTCCTTCGCTCAGGCCAGCAA gCTATGTTTCCTGAAGCTGAGGTTGCTGTTGATTGGGATTGAGTATCAGAGCGGAGACCAAGATTTCAA TGTGTTGGTGAATCCTCCCAGtcacatcaaaataaagctgtGGACTCTGGGTTTCCTCATAGCCAGCAATGCCAGTGATGCCAGAAG GGCGAGTATGTACTGCTCTGTGTGTCACAGAGACATCAAGGATTTGCCCAGGATGAGACCCTGCAAGTGCACTGAGCAGAAAGATG TCTCATCTAACACCTCCGCCATGAGTCTAGGCTTCAGACGTCCATCACTGGGAGTTCTGCCCTTCAG CCCAGAGGGAGAGACTCTTCGAgaaagggagtgtgtgtgggagcagcagcagcaggaggagcagcaggaggtGGGGCTGGACTCTACAGGACTGTTCCACTGGTGCCCACCTGTTCCCCTGAAGGACATCTCACTG ACCAGACAGAGTGCCAGTACCCTGGCACTGCAGGACCACGTGGTGGTGTGTGTCTTTGGGGACGGGGGCTCCAGCCTGCTGGGCCTGGGGGACTTCATGATGCCGCTGAGGGCCAGCAGCCTGACGGCCCCAGAGCTGAGGACGGTCGTCTTCCTGGGAGACCCACACTACTTCAGCAGGGAGTGGCCCAACATACAATACTTTCCCCACATCTATTTCCTGCCT gGCTCTCCTCTGTGTGGGGCAGACCTGCGTGCGTTGAGTGTGGAGCGCTGTGCCATGGTGGTGGTCCTCAGCTCTCTGTCCAGCTCCAGCGACATTGAGCCCTCCATGCAGGATAAGGAGACCATCCACTTCTGTGTCAACCTCTACCACATCCGCTTCAGCCCCGAACCAGGCCCACACTGCACCCTCAGTCACACTCAAAGTCACGGCCACGGACAGGGGCTGGAGCTTGGTCATGGGTTTGGTGGTCATAACCATGGTCCGGGCCACG acACACTAGACTTTTCCCACATCCCTACGATACCCGAGAAGGCTGAGGTCACCCCTGCTCACAGCGCCGGCACCACTGTCCCTCTGCTGGTAGAGCTGG TGAACAGCTCTAACGTGTGCTTTGTGAACGAGGCGGACAGCCAAGAGGACTCCTCCAGCCTGACCCTGAGCCAGGCCTTCTCTGTAGGCTCCGTCTTCTCTGTCGACCTACTGGACTCTCTCATGGCAGCC ACGTACTTCAACGCCAACGTGCCTGGTCTGATCTGTACGCTGGTGACGGGTGGCGACACCCCCTTACTGGAGGCCCAGCTGGCAGAGGACAACCAGCTGCGGGGAGGGGAGATGTCCGTGAAGATGTGGGCGCTGCGCCAACGCTCCAAactggcacagctggcactgcaggatGAGCCTCTCTGTAGCCTCGCT TGTGAGGACTTCAAGGAGTTGTTCTGCCAGGCTCTGGACTCGTTGGAGATCCTGTGTTTTGGGCTGTATCGCCTGCTGGACCCACCTAACCCCTCCATGAAAAG GTTTGTAATCACCAACCCGTCAGCAGAGCTCCCGTTGTTGCCTTCAGACAGAGTCTTCTGCTCTGTACCCTTCCACCAGAGTCACCTGCTCACCCTGAGGAGAGCCAAGACCATCAGTCACCGCCTATGA